The Triticum dicoccoides isolate Atlit2015 ecotype Zavitan chromosome 6A, WEW_v2.0, whole genome shotgun sequence genome has a window encoding:
- the LOC119314842 gene encoding hydroxycinnamoyltransferase-like, which yields MAGEEEVQVVESCFVTPAADTPSRALRLSPFDLMLASRGYTPLVHFYRRPETAGDDFFDVTRLKTALSKALVPFYPLAGRLRAGADGTLEIDCNGKGTLFLMAHSRLTMDDFSDFKPSTKQRRLFVPHVSDSDDLLWATQVTFLKWGGVVLGSAIHHAAMDGSAVFHFLRTWSAFSRDGDRAMVNLPCHDRSRLCARDPPVVHPDALSSFSPKINLPPQPGPLVNKVVAFTLGKDQLSTLKHISGGDSVSTFSAVSAHLWQCMCLARQLPPDAATQLMFSANVRRIMRPPLPDGYFGNAIINLSVGDNVHAITSRELSYIAQRIRDTHRRVNDELVHSAIDYLELAKRDDERPATGNLPVTVIRVVSWLGMPSYDADFSWVRPLAMFRAEPNRGGFVHLIDSAQGDGSVRIIMSIEAAILSELKRLLYAKFDNMLYSKF from the exons atggccggcgaggaggaggtgcAGGTGGTGGAGTCCTGCTTCGTGACGCCGGCGGCGGACACGCCGAGCAGGGCGCTCCGGCTCTCTCCGTTCGACCTCATGCTAGCCAGTAGAGGCTACACCCCACTCGTCCACTTCTACCGCCGACCAGAAACCGCCGGAGACGACTTCTTCGACGTGACCAGGTTGAAAACGGCGTTGAGCAAGGCGCTTGTGCCCTTCTACCCCCTGGCCGGCCGCTTGAGGGCGGGCGCAGACGGCACGTTGGAGATCGACTGCAACGGCAAGGGCACGCTCTTCCTCATGGCTCACTCTCGTCTCACCATGGATGACTTCAGTGATTTCAAGCCATCAACGAAGCAGAGGAGGCTGTTTGTTCCTCACGTCAGCGACTCGGATGACCTCTTATGGGCAACCCAG GTGACATTCTTAAAGTGGGGTGGGGTGGTCTTAGGGTCGGCAATCCATCATGCTGCTATGGACGGATCTGCTGTATTCCACTTCTTAAGGACATGGTCAGCTTTCTCCAGGGACGGCGACCGGGCTATGGTGAACCTCCCCTGCCATGACCGCTCGCGCTTGTGTGCGCGTGATCCACCTGTTGTTCATCCCGACGCACTTTCCAGTTTTAGCCCCAAGATAAACCTACCACCGCAGCCAGGGCCACTCGTCAACAAGGTTGTGGCCTTCACCCTTGGCAAGGACCAACTTTCCACTCTAAAGCACATATCTGGTGGCGATAGCGTGAGCACGTTTAGCGCCGTGAGCGCCCACCTGTGGCAATGCATGTGTTTAGCCCGGCAGCTACCCCCGGATGCTGCGACACAACTTATGTTCTCGGCCAACGTCCGCCGCATCATGAGGCCACCACTCCCAGACGGCTACTTCGGCAACGCGATAATAAACCTAAGTGTCGGCGACAACGTGCATGCCATCACCTCGCGCGAGCTGAGCTACATCGCGCAGCGAATCAGAGACACCCACAGACGGGTGAACGACGAGCTAGTGCATTCGGCAATCGACTACCTCGAGCTAGCAAAGAGGGACGACGAGCGCCCGGCTACAGGCAATTTGCCGGTGACTGTCATTAGAGTTGTCAGCTGGCTTGGCATGCCGTCATACGATGCGGATTTCAGCTGGGTGAGGCCATTGGCTATGTTCCGTGCTGAACCAAACCGCGGAGGTTTTGTGCACCTGATTGACAGCGCACAGGGTGATGGCAGTGTGCGCATCATCATGTCTATAGAGGCTGCAATTCTCAGCGAGTTGAAGCGTTTGTTGTATGCCAAATTCGACAACATGTTGTATTCTAAGTTTTAA
- the LOC119319323 gene encoding putrescine hydroxycinnamoyltransferase 1-like, with protein sequence MAGEEEVQVVESCFVMPAAATPGRALRLLPLDLMLANKGHTPLVHFYRRCGSVGTTKDDFFDVARLKTALGKALVAFYPLAGRLRPDAKGKLEIDCNGEGLPFLVARSRLTADDFSDFKPSPRLRRLFVPLVDDSAGILCAIQVTFLKCGGVVLGTATHHGAVDGTAAFHFFRTWSAFSRDGDRAVVNLPYHDRTRLCARDPPIVHPDALSTFFPKIILSRTLGPVVNEVFTLQKDQVSTLKHICGGASVSTFSVVSAHVWQCMCLARRLPPNSTTRLSFVANIRRSMMPPLPDGYFGNALINLSVADEARRIALGELAYIARRIRDTISRVNDELVHSAVDYLELALTKTDNSTALGSLPATDMRMVSWLGMPFYDLDFSWGKPLATLCAESNRGGFAHLLESVQGDGSVRVIMCIEAAVLKEFECLFYAKFGAMMYSKF encoded by the exons ATGGCCGGTGAGGAGGAGGTGCAGGTGGTAGAGTCTTGCTTTGTAATGCCGGCCGCTGCCACGCCAGGAAGAGCGCTGCGGCTGTTGCCGCTCGACCTCATGCTAGCCAACAAAGGCCACACCCCACTTGTTCATTTCTACCGTCGATGTGGTTCCGTCGGAACCACCAAGGACGACTTCTTTGATGTGGCCAGGTTGAAGACGGCATTGGGCAAGGCCCTTGTGGCCTTCTACCCCCTAGCCGGCCGTCTTAGGCCGGACGCCAAGGGCAAATTGGAGATCGACTGCAACGGCGAGGGTTTACCTTTCCTTGTGGCTCGCTCTCGTCTAACTGCTGATGACTTTAGCGACTTCAAGCCATCACCAAGGCTAAGGAGGTTGTTTGTTCCCCTCGTCGACGACTCAGCAGGCATCTTGTGCGCCATTCAG GTGACATTCTTGAAGTGTGGAGGGGTGGTCTTAGGGACGGCGACGCACCATGGCGCTGTGGATGGAACTGCCGCATTCCACTTCTTCCGGACATGGTCAGCTTTCTCTAGGGACGGCGACCGGGCTGTGGTGAACCTCCCTTACCATGACCGCACCCGCTTATGTGCACGCGACCCACCCATTGTTCACCCCGACGCACTCTCAACTTTTTTCCCCAAGATAATCCTATCCCGGACTCTGGGGCCTGTTGTCAACGAGGTGTTCACTCTTCAGAAGGACCAAGTTTCCACTCTTAAGCACATTTGTGGTGGCGCAAGCGTGAGCACCTTCAGTGTCGTCAGTGCCCATGTGTGGCAATGCATGTGTTTAGCCCGACGGCTACCACCGAACTCCACAACACGCTTGTCTTTTGTGGCCAACATCCGGCGAAGCATGATGCCGCCACTCCCGGATGGCTACTTTGGCAACGCGTTAATAAATCTAAGTGTTGCCGACGAAGCGCGGCGCATTGCCTTGGGCGAGCTGGCCTACATCGCACGCCGAATCAGAGACACCATCAGCCGGGTGAATGATGAGCTAGTGCATTCGGCGGTCGACTACCTTGAGTTGGCATTAACAAAGACAGACAACAGCACTGCTTTAGGAAGTCTGCCGGCGACAGATATGCGAATGGTCAGTTGGCTTGGCATGCCATTCTATGATTTGGATTTTAGTTGGGGAAAGCCATTAGCTACTTTGTGTGCTGAATCGAACCGTGGAGGCTTTGCGCACCTGCTGGAGAGCGTGCAGGGGGATGGCAGCGTGCGCGTCATCATGTGTATAGAGGCTGCAGTTCTCAAGGAGTTCGAGTGTTTGTTCTATGCCAAGTTCGGGGCCATGATGTATTCCAAGTTCTAG